GGTCCGTTTTCGCTTTTTGCATAATGGAAAGCTGACAGATTGCAGGCGGACAAGCAGTAGTGATTATCCGCCTGTTCTGCTGTTATACTTGAAGTCTCAGCCGGAGAACGCCGGATCGGCAGACTGGAACGAACCGCAGATAGCGGCGGCAACGGCGGCTCCCACACCGGAACCGTCCTTGGCCAGCCTGCAGCGGACGAGTCCGGATTTTTCACCCAGGAGATCGCCTAGCGTGGTGTGAATCGTTTGAGCATAACCGGGCATTTTTTCGTAAAGAGAGCCGTCGATGGCGATGGTATGGGGCTGGGACATGTCCGGGTCCATGTGCCGGAGGGCAGCGGTATAGGTGACGGCTGCCAGACGGGCGGAGCGTGTTACCACAAGGGAGGCAACTGTCTTGAACAGCGAGCGGTCGGCGAGTGTGTGGCCGGCTGCCGGGTCGCGGCTGTTGAGCCAGGCGGCGATTCGTTCCAGTCTGGGAGTGGCATCAGACAGAAACAGGGCCAGGTCCTCGCCGGACAGGATATTAGCCGCGGCAAAAAAGGCTGGGACGCGGCCGCCCCAAATAAGGTCTCGTTCCATGAGACCGAGGATCACCAGCCGGACCAGTTCTCCGATATAACGGCCCGAGCACATCTTCTCCAGGCGGCCTGTCCCCGGCCGTTCACTGTGGCGGTCAAGCCTTATGTCGTAGATATTTCCCGGGATTTTGTCGAAATTACCTGATTCCAGGTTGATATACATCGGCTGTGTCCCCTGGGGTGGGGTGGGTTCCAGATAACAGGTATTATGGCCGGTGCCGCAGATAGAGCCGATATCGGTCCGGATATCGCTGTAAGCGGCGGCAATCAGAGCGCTTA
The sequence above is a segment of the Acetonema longum DSM 6540 genome. Coding sequences within it:
- a CDS encoding hexokinase family protein, which encodes MSNLTQAIRQLQEEFSADTPQLHSIAADFRRDMINGLAGRPSSLAMLPSFLTRPSGQEQGIFLALDFGGTNIRALAVELLGNGSFQIRDRQALPLVDPAGGYNLIADSATAEELFGFLASQLAKLIPSSDIHLLGHTFSFPCRQTSANDAILLYWTKEIKTSGVEGRDIVQLLNTALSQQGLSHIRPVVILNDTVSALIAAAYSDIRTDIGSICGTGHNTCYLEPTPPQGTQPMYINLESGNFDKIPGNIYDIRLDRHSERPGTGRLEKMCSGRYIGELVRLVILGLMERDLIWGGRVPAFFAAANILSGEDLALFLSDATPRLERIAAWLNSRDPAAGHTLADRSLFKTVASLVVTRSARLAAVTYTAALRHMDPDMSQPHTIAIDGSLYEKMPGYAQTIHTTLGDLLGEKSGLVRCRLAKDGSGVGAAVAAAICGSFQSADPAFSG